DNA from Bacillus sp. Marseille-P3661:
TGAACGCATACCCTGAACCTTTGTATCTCCAATGATAAACGTAGGAACAGCCTGTATGTTTGCTTCGGAATAAGCATGTTGTAATGCCTTCTGATGTACTTCTTTATATTTCCTTGTTTCTAACACTTCACGATATTCCTGCTCATTAAGCCCTAATTCTCCCGCTAACTTAGTTAGTACCTTTATACTTCCAATATCCTGTTCTTCCTGAAAAAATGCTATGAGTATACGATGGTTATACTCATTTCCTTTTCCTTTTTCCTTTGCATATTGATATCCTTCAAATGCTAAATGTGTATATGGCTGAGGAGAAACTCTTGGTAAAACGATTTTCACACCAAAATGTTCAGCCATCGGATAAACAGAATTTTTCCATGTCGTTTGAAGATAATCCCCCTCTGGTTTTAACGTTTCTGATGGATAAGGACGTAATTCAAATGGCATCCATTCAACTTCAACATCCTTTCCTTTCAGTGCTTCTTCTAGCGGAGCCTCCGCTATAAAACAAAATGGTCAAACGTAATCCGAGTATATTTTAACTTTAATTGACATTTTATTTCCTCCCTACATTTGTATTTAAATTCTTGATTCATTTAAATGTTTCTAGGTACTTAACACTTGGGATTTAGTTTTTCCTACTAACTCAAAACTTCCCACCATTAATCTTAATACATGGTTTTTTCATACAATTAATTGCATTAAAATCGCATTATTTTATATTCTAATATTAGGTGGTGATTATTAAATGAGTGGACCAATCGAATTAACCGAAATAACAATACTACAAAAAGATACTGCTAATAAAATCCGACAAGCAAATATAAGCGGATTCGAGGAACCAGTATTATATGGTGTGCATGGTGGAGTTAAAAAGTTTTATGGGGTAGAACCTGAAATTGAATATCCTTCAACGCTTGATCATATTGTATCTGCTGCAGGAGGCTGACTAGTTGGAACACTATCCGGCGCGCTGGAAGCGCGTAAAATTCCAACCACAAATAATGTGAAAGCAAAGGTTCAAGGAACTATAGAAGCTCCTGAAGGCGTATTAAAAATCACAAAAATTAGCTGTCATTACGAAGTTAAAGTTCCAAGTGGCAAAAAGGAAGCTGCCGAAAGAGCTTTGTCAGTTTTTGAACGAAATTGCCCAGTTGCTCAGACCCTTAAAGGGGCTGTAGAATTTGAACATACATGGGTAATTGAGGAATATTAATCGAACTCAATAATTCACTCAATTCTGAAGATCATTCTTGTCCAATTTTGATGAGACGATTACTTTGAAAGTAAACGTCTCTTAGTTTTTTTTCGATTACCAGTATCTTTGTACTACTTACAGTAGATCCCATAATTGATAGATCTTTCAAATGCCAGTTAATTTAAGTGGATTATTGAACAAACTATTAATTTATGAGTAGGAATCATTTTCTATTGACTTCTTCCCTTTTTGTAATATATATAATGCCAAATGAGAAAGAAACCTTACAGGAAAAACATATACCCAATAGCTACCCTTCACTTTTAAATAATTTAATTTTTTAAAAAAAGAGTCCATATATAAAATAATTAGGAAGGGGAGTATCATTAATCTGTTGTTCTTTTGTTCTGAAATATACATTGTTAAAAATGTTTCAAAAGTTAGATAAACTTTGACAAAAGAGTAGTGATGATACCAAGGATTTGTTGTAAATCTTACAGGCTTGAATCTAAACTTCTTTAATAAGGAAAGTAAAAATAACAAATTCATATAAATTACATGGAAGGTATTGTATTGAGTCATTTTTAAAATGAAATTGTTTCTATTCTTCAATCCTTTATACCAAGTATCACTTATAAAAAAATAAGTAAAAATGGAGATCATAGTATAAATTGAATGCCACCATCTATTATTAAAGATATTTAATTTTATAAATAACCTTTCAATAAAAGTAAAATACATTGTAAATAAGAATTTTATTTTCCACCCTAATTGAAATGATGAAATGAAGATTGCAACCGTCGGAACAAACAATCCTTGGGACAAAACAGATCCAAATGAGTTATCTTGTTCTCTATTTCTAAGTAGTTTCGTTTTATATTTATATGCTTTTAATATATATAGGGGATATTCAAAATAAAAGGCTAAACCTACTATAGACAAAAGTGTAAAGAAAATCGTTTTTCTGT
Protein-coding regions in this window:
- a CDS encoding DsbA family oxidoreductase, coding for MSIKVKIYSDYVUPFCFIAEAPLEEALKGKDVEVEWMPFELRPYPSETLKPEGDYLQTTWKNSVYPMAEHFGVKIVLPRVSPQPYTHLAFEGYQYAKEKGKGNEYNHRILIAFFQEEQDIGSIKVLTKLAGELGLNEQEYREVLETRKYKEVHQKALQHAYSEANIQAVPTFIIGDTKVQGMRSKQELEQIIEDELAKMN